One window of the Sulfitobacter alexandrii genome contains the following:
- a CDS encoding site-specific tyrosine recombinase XerD, producing the protein MPTPTFHWISTFLEAQAAELGAATNTQLAYGRDLKDFDGFLARKHLDFASANRSAVEDYLVYCDSQGLAKSTRARRLSAIKQLYRFAFEEGLRSDNPAIQISGPGQEKRLPKILSETEVDALLEAARASGRSQSDQTRNTCLMELLYATGMRVSELVSLPIAATRGDPRLLLIMGKGGKERMVPLSPPARAALAEWLVLRDVLDEQARARRQPPSRFLFPSRGKLGHLTRHRFYLLIKEFAVSAGVDPKKVTPHTLRHAFATHLLANGADLRAIQTMLGHADVATTEIYTHVLEERLSELVLEHHPLADAGTPGSGRKVRGDGH; encoded by the coding sequence ATGCCCACACCGACCTTTCACTGGATATCCACCTTTCTCGAGGCTCAGGCCGCTGAACTGGGGGCCGCGACCAACACGCAACTTGCCTACGGGCGCGATCTCAAGGATTTCGACGGCTTTTTGGCCCGCAAGCACCTCGATTTCGCCTCTGCCAACCGGTCGGCGGTGGAAGACTATCTCGTGTACTGCGATTCCCAGGGGCTGGCGAAATCGACCCGCGCACGCCGCCTGTCGGCGATCAAGCAGCTTTATCGTTTCGCCTTCGAGGAAGGGTTGCGCAGCGACAATCCCGCGATCCAGATTTCCGGCCCCGGTCAGGAAAAGCGGCTGCCGAAAATCCTTTCGGAAACCGAAGTTGACGCCCTGCTGGAAGCCGCCCGCGCGTCGGGCCGGTCGCAGTCAGACCAGACCCGCAACACCTGCCTCATGGAACTGCTCTATGCCACCGGCATGCGGGTCAGCGAACTGGTGAGCCTGCCCATCGCGGCGACCCGGGGCGATCCCCGCCTTCTGCTCATCATGGGCAAAGGCGGCAAGGAGCGCATGGTGCCGCTTTCGCCGCCGGCGCGGGCGGCGCTTGCGGAATGGCTGGTCCTTCGCGACGTGCTGGACGAACAGGCGCGCGCCCGCAGGCAGCCGCCTTCGCGCTTTCTGTTCCCGTCGCGCGGCAAGCTGGGTCATCTGACCCGGCATCGGTTCTACCTGCTGATCAAGGAATTCGCCGTGTCCGCCGGCGTGGATCCCAAGAAGGTGACCCCGCATACCCTGCGCCATGCCTTCGCCACCCACCTGCTGGCGAACGGTGCCGATCTGCGGGCCATCCAGACGATGCTGGGCCATGCGGACGTCGCCACCACGGAAATCTACACGCACGTTCTCGAGGAACGGCTTTCCGAACTGGTGCTGGAGCATCATCCGCTGGCCGACGCCGGCACGCCCGGATCGGGGCGCAAGGTGCGTGGCGACGGCCACTAG
- the pssA gene encoding CDP-diacylglycerol--serine O-phosphatidyltransferase: MSEPSPPPSRDVSLLQLLPNILTITAICAGLSAIRFGVQGNYVLAVQLIVAACVLDGVDGHLARLLKSDSKIGAELDSLADFVNFGVAPPLVLYFWALQDLRSAAWLAVLFYAICCVLRLARFNVASREPPSSEAQVPPGYFTGIPSPAGALLVLLPLSISFAFANGPLLPDLVICLHMVVIGLLMISRVPTWSIKALRIRRAQAPYVTLCAVLLAAALLTFAWITLVILCLAYIAMVVWTLIAAAPRFSRKDS, from the coding sequence ATGAGCGAACCGTCCCCTCCTCCGTCCCGCGATGTTTCCCTGCTTCAGCTTCTGCCGAACATTCTGACGATCACGGCGATCTGCGCGGGCCTGTCCGCGATCCGGTTCGGCGTGCAGGGCAATTACGTGCTCGCGGTCCAGTTGATCGTGGCGGCCTGCGTGCTGGACGGCGTGGACGGTCACCTCGCGCGGTTGCTCAAGAGCGACAGCAAGATCGGTGCCGAGCTCGACTCCCTCGCCGATTTCGTGAACTTCGGCGTGGCCCCGCCGCTGGTGCTGTACTTCTGGGCCCTGCAGGATCTGCGCAGCGCCGCATGGCTCGCCGTGCTGTTCTACGCGATCTGCTGCGTGCTGCGGCTGGCCCGGTTCAACGTGGCCTCGCGCGAGCCGCCGTCGTCCGAAGCGCAGGTGCCGCCGGGATATTTCACCGGCATCCCCTCGCCCGCGGGCGCGCTGCTGGTGCTGCTGCCACTGTCGATCTCCTTCGCGTTCGCGAACGGGCCGCTGCTGCCCGATCTCGTGATCTGCCTGCACATGGTGGTGATCGGGCTGCTCATGATCAGCCGCGTGCCCACGTGGTCGATCAAGGCGCTGCGCATCCGTCGTGCGCAGGCGCCCTATGTCACCCTTTGCGCGGTGCTGCTGGCCGCCGCGCTGCTGACCTTCGCCTGGATCACCCTCGTGATCCTCTGCCTTGCCTACATCGCCATGGTGGTCTGGACGCTGATCGCCGCCGCCCCCCGCTTTTCTCGAAAGGACAGTTGA
- a CDS encoding class I SAM-dependent methyltransferase produces the protein MELDAVTRSYARWAPVYDRTFGAITQAGRKRAVAHINRRTGSVLEVGVGTGLSLQNYASHLSVTGIDFSDEMLDKARARVKAQRLDHVTELRQMDARQLDFPDASFDTVAAMHVLSVVPEPEQVMAEIARVLKPGGQVVITNHFTREKGVLGKIERLSAPFADTLGWHSDFSIDTVLQQPTLRIVAQGGLPPLGMMTFLVLEKAVS, from the coding sequence ATGGAACTCGACGCAGTCACCCGCTCCTACGCCCGCTGGGCCCCGGTCTATGACCGGACCTTCGGCGCCATCACGCAGGCGGGACGCAAACGCGCGGTCGCCCATATCAACCGCCGCACCGGCAGTGTGCTCGAGGTCGGCGTCGGGACCGGGCTGTCCTTGCAGAACTACGCGTCGCACCTGTCGGTCACCGGCATCGATTTCTCGGACGAGATGCTGGACAAGGCCCGCGCCCGCGTGAAGGCGCAGCGGCTCGACCACGTCACCGAACTGCGTCAGATGGATGCGCGGCAACTGGATTTTCCGGATGCGTCCTTCGACACCGTGGCGGCGATGCACGTGCTCTCTGTCGTTCCCGAGCCGGAACAGGTCATGGCGGAAATCGCACGGGTGCTGAAGCCGGGGGGCCAGGTGGTCATCACCAACCACTTCACACGGGAAAAGGGCGTGCTGGGCAAGATCGAGCGGCTGTCCGCACCCTTTGCGGACACGCTGGGCTGGCATTCGGATTTTTCCATCGACACCGTGCTGCAACAGCCCACCCTGCGCATCGTCGCGCAGGGCGGGCTGCCCCCGCTGGGCATGATGACATTCCTCGTCCTCGAGAAGGCGGTGAGCTGA